The segment TCTCGCCCCCATCGGTCAGGACAGCCAGGTCCACGTCGGTGAAGATCCGTGGCCGCGGGTCGATCACGCAATGCGCGCCCAGCACATGCCCACCCTGGCCCACCAACGGCACCCCGAGATAGCTGCGCAGGCCCGTCATCTGCAGGAACGGATTGCCGGAATGCCGCGGATCAGACCGCCCATCCGTCACGCAGTACGGCTCGCCGGTCAGCACGGTCTGCGTACACATCGCCCATTCCGCCGGCGCGCCCTGGACGTCCGCGACCCAGCCGGACACGCCGTGCGCGCCGAGGATGAACTGGGAGCTGTCCAGGATGACCGACACCAGGGAGACCTGGGCTTCGAGGAGCGTCGCGCTGCGCTGGGCGACCGCGTCGAGGCTGGTTCGCAGGTCGGTGTTGAGCAGGTCGTATCCGGCGAGGTGCCGCATCCGCGCGGGGTCGCCGAGACGGTCGAAGAGTTCGGTCTGCAAGTCAGCTCCTGGTCATGTCGTGCGCTGCGGTGAGATGCGTGTGGGAGTTGAGCCGGATCTGCAGGGCGAGGGCGCAGAGCCGGGTCGTGGCGTCCGATGTGGCCATCAGATCGAGCAGCCGCTCGATTCCGGGCTGGGGGCCGGCCGCGTGCAGCAACTGGTCCCAGACCCGCGGGCCGTCGCCGGCGTGTACCCGCAGGACGGCGGCGCGGGCGTCGTCGACGGTCGGCCGGGCCAGGCCGTAGGGCGAGGAATCCATGATGAGAGGGCTCCCGGAGTGAGAGGTCAGTGGCGGAAGCCGCCGACGAGGTTGGTCAGATCACCGGCGAGCCGGGTGAGGTCGACCGCGGCCTGCTGCGTGGCCCGGGCGCCGTCTGCGGTCGCGGCTGCGACCTCGGCAACCCCGGAGACGGTACGAGCGACCTCTCCACTGCTGGTCGCAGCGTCCGCAACGGAGCGGCTCATCTCCCCCGTGGTCGCCGTCTGCTCCTCCACCGCCGACGCGATCGTCGTCGTGTAGTCGCCGATCCGCTGGATCACCTGGGTGATCTCGCCGATCGCCGACGCCGCGGAGTCGCTGGACACCTGGATGGCGCCGATCCGCTCGGTGATCTCCTCGGTCGCCTTGGCGGTCTGCTGCGCCAGTTCCTTGACCTCACCGGCCACCACCGCGAAGCCTTTGCCGAGCTCACCGGCCCGGGCTGCCTCGATGGTCGCGTTGAGGGCCAGCAGGTTGGTCTGTTCGGCGATGCTGGTGATCAGCCGGACCACGTCACCGATCTCGGCGCTGGCCGCGCCCAGTTCGGCGACCTGGTTGTTGGTACGTGCGGCGACGTCCATGCCTTCCTGGGCGACCCGGGCGGCGTCGGAGGCGTTCGAGGCGATCTCGGCGATCGAGGCGCTCATCTGTTCGGCGCCGGCCGCGATCGACTGCACGCCGGTGTTCACCTCTTCGCTGGCCGAACTGGCCGATCCGGCCTTGTCGGCGACGTCGGCGGCGCCGCTCTGCAGCTGCGCGCTGACCGCGGAGAGTTCCTCGGAGGCGCCGGCCAGGGTCGACGCGGACCCGCCGATGGTGGTGACCGTGTCACGCAGCCGGGTGATCGCGGCGTCCAAGGCCCGGCCCATCCGGCCCGGCTCGTCGCGGGAGGTGAGGCCGGTGCTTCGGGTCAGGTCGCCGTCGGCGAGTCCTTCGCACACGTCGGTGACCCGGGTCAGGGACCGCACGATGCCGCGGGCCACCATGACGCCCAGGAGCATCGCCACCAGCAGCCCGCCGACGAGCAGCAGGATCGACTGGAGGCGGCTGCTCTCGTACCCGGATCGGGCTTCCTCGGCGGCCTGCTGCGCGGCGCCCTGCTCGATGCTGGTCATCTCGCCCAGGTGTTCTTTGACCTCGTCGACCAGGGAGGCCATCTCGCCGTTGCGGATCTCCACCCAGGTGGCCAGGTCGTTGCGCTGCGACGCCGGGAGCAGCTCGTCGTCGGCGATCTTCAGAAAGGCCTGCCAGTCGGCCTTCACGTCGTCGACCATGGCGCGCTCGGGGACCGGCCCGGTGGCCTCGTACGCGGCCCAGGCCGCGTTCACCGCCGCCACGTCGTCGGCGTACTGCTGGGCGTACTTCTGCTTGGTCGCGGAATCCCGGTTGACGGCATGGTTGGAAAGGTCGAGCCGGGCCTGGGTCATCCCGTTCTGCACGGCGCCGAGCGCCGCCACCCCCAGCACGTTGCTCTGGTAGATCTGCTGGGCGGCGGTGCTGGCGTCACTCAGCGAGCGCAGACCGAGCACCCCGATCAGCAACGCGACCAGCGCGGCCACGCTGACCGCCACCAGGACCTTGATGTTGACGCTGAGGTCGGTCCAGAATCCGCGGCTCGGGGCCCGGCTCGTCACCGCCCCAGCAGTCATCGCACTCATGTCGTCGTCTCTCCTCCGGCACCGGGCCAGCCCCCGCCGACTGCACCCGTACTACTCCCGTCGGCACAGGTGAGGGGCCTGCTGAGGGCGGGCCCGGCCCGGCGGAAAGGTGAGACCTAAGTTACCGGCGGCGGATGCCGGTCACGGCCAGGACCGCGCCGAGCAGGCAGAGCACGCCGGCGACCAGGGCGGCGGTGTGCACACCGTTGAGGAACGCGGTGGCCGAACCGTCGATGATCGCTGCGCGTACCGAATCGGTCATCTCCGGCGTGACCGGCGCGACCCCCATCGCCACCGCGTCCTTGGCCTCGGCGAGGCCCTCGGCGGCCGGCGCCGGCAGGCCCGCCTCGGTCAGCGAGGGCACCAGCGTGCCGGCGACCCGGCTGCTGATCAGCGAGATCAGCACCGACGTGCCGAGCGCGCCGCCGATCTGCAGCATGGTGGCCTGCAGGCCGCCGGCCACACCGGCGTCCTTGACCGGCGCGTTCCCGACGATCGCCTCGGAGGAGGCGGCCATCACCATGCCGATACCGAGGCCGAGGCCGATGAACGACGGCCACATCGCCCAGTAACCGGAGTCCGGGCCGAGGAACATCAGACCGAAGGACGCGCCGCCCTGCAGGATCATGCCGAGCGGCATGGTGAGGCGCGGGCCGTACCGGTCGGTGAGGGCGGCGCCGAGCGGGGAGGCGACGACCGAGGCGATGCTGAGCGGCAGCGTGAGCACGCCGGCCCAGACCGGGCTGAAGCCGCGGACGTTCTGCAGGTACAGCATGATGTAGAAGATCGAGCCGAGCAGCGTGAAGAAGTTGATCGCGGTGATCACGGCGCCGATGGTCAGGGCCGGGCTGCGGAACAGGCGCATGGGCAGCAGCGGGTGTTCCCGGCGGGTCTCGTACCAACCGAACAGCACCAGGATCAGCAGTCCGGCGACGATGGTGCCGATGGTGGATCCGGCGGTCCAGCCCCAGGTCTCGCCCTTGACCACGCCGAAGACCAGGACGAGCAGTCCGGCGGCGAGCAGCAGGACACCGCCGACGTCGAAACGGTGATGACCGGTGGAGTTCCGGCTCTCCGGCAGCACCAGCGCGCTGAAGATCAGCGCGATGACACCGATCGGCGCGTTGATGTAGAAGACCGATTCCCAGCTGACGTTCTCCACCAGCAGGCCGCCGACGATCGGGCCGAGCGCGGTGGAGACCGAGGAGACCATCGCCCAGATGCCGACCGCCATGCCGAACTTCTTCGGCGGGAAGACGGCCCGCAGCATGCCCAGCGTGTTCGGCATGAGCAGCGCGCCGAAGAAGCCCTGCGCCGCGCGGAACGCGATGACACCCTCGATCGAGCC is part of the Actinoplanes sp. NBC_00393 genome and harbors:
- a CDS encoding GAF domain-containing protein encodes the protein MQTELFDRLGDPARMRHLAGYDLLNTDLRTSLDAVAQRSATLLEAQVSLVSVILDSSQFILGAHGVSGWVADVQGAPAEWAMCTQTVLTGEPYCVTDGRSDPRHSGNPFLQMTGLRSYLGVPLVGQGGHVLGAHCVIDPRPRIFTDVDLAVLTDGGEKVMRLLDAYRTA
- a CDS encoding methyl-accepting chemotaxis protein; the encoded protein is MSAMTAGAVTSRAPSRGFWTDLSVNIKVLVAVSVAALVALLIGVLGLRSLSDASTAAQQIYQSNVLGVAALGAVQNGMTQARLDLSNHAVNRDSATKQKYAQQYADDVAAVNAAWAAYEATGPVPERAMVDDVKADWQAFLKIADDELLPASQRNDLATWVEIRNGEMASLVDEVKEHLGEMTSIEQGAAQQAAEEARSGYESSRLQSILLLVGGLLVAMLLGVMVARGIVRSLTRVTDVCEGLADGDLTRSTGLTSRDEPGRMGRALDAAITRLRDTVTTIGGSASTLAGASEELSAVSAQLQSGAADVADKAGSASSASEEVNTGVQSIAAGAEQMSASIAEIASNASDAARVAQEGMDVAARTNNQVAELGAASAEIGDVVRLITSIAEQTNLLALNATIEAARAGELGKGFAVVAGEVKELAQQTAKATEEITERIGAIQVSSDSAASAIGEITQVIQRIGDYTTTIASAVEEQTATTGEMSRSVADAATSSGEVARTVSGVAEVAAATADGARATQQAAVDLTRLAGDLTNLVGGFRH
- a CDS encoding MFS transporter; translated protein: MPSTVTETPTPAHAPPVATGRRGNPWLSLIAVAFGLFMVGLDGSVVSIANPEIGRDLGASTAELQWVTNSYLLALAAALILGGKLGDRFGRRRYYLIGVAGFTVASVAIGLAGSIEGVIAFRAAQGFFGALLMPNTLGMLRAVFPPKKFGMAVGIWAMVSSVSTALGPIVGGLLVENVSWESVFYINAPIGVIALIFSALVLPESRNSTGHHRFDVGGVLLLAAGLLVLVFGVVKGETWGWTAGSTIGTIVAGLLILVLFGWYETRREHPLLPMRLFRSPALTIGAVITAINFFTLLGSIFYIMLYLQNVRGFSPVWAGVLTLPLSIASVVASPLGAALTDRYGPRLTMPLGMILQGGASFGLMFLGPDSGYWAMWPSFIGLGLGIGMVMAASSEAIVGNAPVKDAGVAGGLQATMLQIGGALGTSVLISLISSRVAGTLVPSLTEAGLPAPAAEGLAEAKDAVAMGVAPVTPEMTDSVRAAIIDGSATAFLNGVHTAALVAGVLCLLGAVLAVTGIRRR